A window of Cryptomeria japonica chromosome 3, Sugi_1.0, whole genome shotgun sequence contains these coding sequences:
- the LOC131037306 gene encoding uncharacterized protein LOC131037306, translating into MQVSDLRNRVLIGTRRSNCSFSGILCVSLLRNSLAQAFFHNIRYYFQACLLRCGLHHAPYNSTKLRQTNCTSASSILSTNNPTESSVGDQEIDDRRTESSVGDHEIDDRRTESSVGDHERVV; encoded by the coding sequence GAACAAGAAGAAGCAATTGCAGCTTTTCTGGCATATTATGCGTTTCATTGCTGAGGAACTCATTAGCACAAGCTTTCTTTCATAACATTCGCTATTATTTTCAAGCATGCCTTCTGAGATGTGGGCTTCATCATGCCCCCTATAATAGCACCAAATTGCGTCAAACAAATTGCACAAGTGCGTCAAGTATTTTATCGACCAACAATCCCACAGAGAGCAGTGTAGGTGATCAAGAAATCGATGACCGCCGCACAGAGAGTAGTGTAGGTGATCATGAAATCGATGACCGCCGCACAGAGAGTAGTGTAGGTGATCACGAGAGAGTAGTGTGA